agaaatctcaGGGTAGCCCCTGGTCTGGCTCCTGCCAGTATTTGCCAGAGGAGGTGGGGAAGTTCAGTCATTCTGAAAGCAATGGCCTGAAGATTCCTCCTTCTATTGTCCAGCACCATGGTCGTGCTGGAACCCCAGGGCCATGGCCAGTGGCTTTAGCAGGGCAGGCACCTTCTGCCACAGTAGCGGCTGGAAATGCCCGAGAGGTCACAGCACCCAGAGGTGATGGGGACTCCGTCACAGCTGAGGATGCTGCCAACGGCAGCAGAGGTGGAGGATCCCACAACGGTGTTCTGTGGGAAGGAGCTGAGGATGGGGCCGGGCAGGGTCACCACCACAGGAGAGGGCT
This Oxyura jamaicensis isolate SHBP4307 breed ruddy duck unplaced genomic scaffold, BPBGC_Ojam_1.0 oxyUn_random_OJ71606, whole genome shotgun sequence DNA region includes the following protein-coding sequences:
- the LOC118159680 gene encoding feather keratin Cos1-1/Cos1-3/Cos2-1-like — protein: MSCYNQCLPCRPCGPTPLASSCNEPCIRQCQNSTVVIEPSPVVVTLPGPILSSFPQNTVVGSSTSAAVGSILSCDGVPITSGCCDLSGISSRYCGRRCLPC